A genome region from Anolis carolinensis isolate JA03-04 chromosome 6, rAnoCar3.1.pri, whole genome shotgun sequence includes the following:
- the LOC100560001 gene encoding olfactory receptor 14A16, giving the protein MDNHSSISEFLLLEFSPIWEIWILHFILFLVFYLTTVAGNFLIILAVALDHHLHSPLYFFLMNLAIQDLGSVSVTIPKYIISSFIDDRHISYSGCVAQVFLFAFFAGCDVALLIVMAYDRYVAICNPLQYETLMNRKTCMQMAVSAWLAGFLNAVVHTAGTFVTPFCSNVVNQFFCEIPQLLKLACSDSYQIEMGAVWFGLMLWSGCFIFIIVTYVQIFTVVLKIPSVQRRKKAFSTCIPHLIVVSIFSLTVSLAHLRPTSGTSSPMELLLTIMYSVLPPMLNPLIYSLRNQEIKLALSRILTMRSFQQGFLCYSSISVCHVVFLFILE; this is encoded by the coding sequence ATCTGGGAAATATGGATTCTACACTTCATCCTATTTCTGGTTTTTTACCTTACAACTGTGGCAGGGAATTTTCTCATAATACTTGCAGTAGCTCTAGATCATCATCTCCATAGCCCTTTGTATTTCTTTCTGATGAACTTGGCAATTCAGGACCTTGGCTCTGTTTCAGTGACTATCCCCAAATATATCATCAGTTCCTTCATAGATGACAGACACATTTCTTACTCAGGATGTGTGGCTCAAGTGTTCTTGTTTGCCTTCTTTGCAGGATGTGATGTTGCCCTCCTTATAGTCATGGCATATGATCGATATGTTGCTATTTGCAATCCATTACAATATGAAACACTAATGAACAGAAAAACCTGTATGCAGATGGCGGTTAGTGCATGGCTTGCTGGTTTTCTCAATGCTGTAGTACACACTGCTGGAACCTTTGTAACCCCTTTCTGCTCTAATGTTGTCAATCAGTTTTTCTGTGAAATCCCACAGTTACTTAAACTTGCCTGCTCTGACTCATACCAGATTGAAATGGGAgctgtttggtttggtttgatgCTCTGGTCTGGCTGTTTTATCTTCATAATTGTAACCTATGTGCAAATTTTCACTGTTGTTCTAAAAATTCCTTCTGTTCAGAGGAGGAAAAAGGCCTTTTCTACTTGTATACCTCATCTCATTGTTGTCTccatattttcattgactgtaaGCCTTGCTCACCTAAGGCCCACTTCAGGCACATCTTCCCCTATGGAACTACTATTAACTATAATGTATTCTGTTCTCCCGCCCATGTTGAATCCTTTGATCTATAGCTTGAGAAACCAGGAAATCAAGCTTGCCCTTTCAAGAATTTTAACTATGAGGTCATTCCAACAAGGCTTTCTCTGTTATTCTTCCATAAGTGTATGTCATGTAGTTTTCTTGTTCATTTTGGAATAA